One genomic region from Macellibacteroides fermentans encodes:
- the metA gene encoding homoserine O-acetyltransferase MetA: MPLNLQKNLPAIELLKKENIFVMDSLRASEQDIRPLRMVVLNLMPLKITTETDFIRLLSNSPLQIELDFLKISCHTPKNTPIEHMEEFYKDFESIANDYYDGMIITGAPVELMEYEDVNYWNEVTQIFNWAHTHVTSTLYICWAAQAGLYHFHGVPKYELPAKMFGVFKHTLNDASNPIFRGFDDEFFVPHSRHTEIRKEDILNVPELTLLSESSESGVYMVMARGGREFFITGHSEYSPNTLNEEYLRDVAKGMDIEVPRNYYRNDDPAQGPLVRWRGHANLLFTNWLNYFVYQETPYNIEDIKNLGNL; the protein is encoded by the coding sequence ATGCCATTAAATTTACAGAAGAATCTGCCGGCCATTGAGTTGCTCAAGAAGGAAAATATATTTGTAATGGACTCGCTACGCGCATCCGAACAAGATATTCGCCCGCTTCGCATGGTTGTGCTTAACTTAATGCCGCTAAAAATAACGACTGAGACTGATTTTATCCGTTTACTATCCAACAGTCCGTTGCAGATAGAATTGGATTTTCTCAAAATATCGTGTCATACGCCTAAGAATACGCCAATCGAGCATATGGAAGAATTCTATAAAGATTTCGAATCAATAGCAAACGATTATTACGATGGAATGATCATTACCGGAGCCCCTGTCGAATTGATGGAGTATGAAGATGTTAATTATTGGAATGAGGTAACCCAGATTTTTAACTGGGCACATACACATGTAACATCTACACTTTATATCTGTTGGGCTGCTCAGGCAGGTTTGTATCATTTCCATGGCGTTCCCAAATACGAATTACCTGCAAAGATGTTTGGTGTATTTAAACATACACTAAACGACGCATCGAATCCAATCTTCAGAGGTTTCGACGATGAATTTTTTGTTCCGCATAGCAGACATACTGAAATCAGAAAAGAAGATATCTTGAATGTTCCGGAGCTTACGTTATTGTCGGAGAGTAGTGAGTCTGGAGTTTACATGGTTATGGCACGTGGTGGCCGCGAGTTTTTTATCACAGGACACTCTGAATATTCTCCCAACACGTTGAACGAAGAGTATCTTCGCGATGTTGCGAAAGGTATGGATATTGAAGTTCCACGTAATTATTACAGAAACGACGATCCTGCTCAAGGGCCCTTGGTACGCTGGCGTGGTCATGCCAATTTGTTATTTACAAACTGGCTCAATTATTTCGTCTATCAGGAGACACCGTACAATATAGAAGATATCAAAAATCTGGGAAATTTATAA
- a CDS encoding peptidase U32 family protein — MPKVRSIELLAPAKDLQCGIEAINHGADAVYIGSPKFSARAAAGNTLEDIRTLCSYAHQFGARIYVAFNTILTDEELSDAETIIWELYRAGADALIVQDMGILSLNLPPIPLHASTQTDNRTPAKVKFLQDAGFTQVVLARELSLNEIHAIASETTVPLEVFVHGALCVSYSGQCYISSALSGRSANRGECAQYCRLPYTLLDAEGNEILKDKHLLSLKDLNQSQHLEALLDAGVTSLKIEGRLKDVSYVKNITAYYRKKLDALFAKRPEYKRASAGHETYTFEPIAEKSFNRGFTSFFLQQRQKDITSFDTPKSVGERVGTVKELKGNSFTIAGTKQLSNGDGLIFFNSEGNLEGFRVNRVEENRVFPLEMPRISPKTILYRNYDHAFEKLLEKPSSERKIDVSIEFSDNAFGFTLSATDETGCRAMVTYAFDKELARKPQEDNIRTQLQKLGGTIFKAADIKVNTTGNWFVPSSIIAEMRREVIEKLLQVRIISSKRELVKHSNNQINFSYPVKELTYLGNVYNSKAQTFYETHGVERIAPAFEAKPLKEVPLMFTKHCIRYSMGWCPVHQKQKSPWKEPFYLVYKDTRLKLEFDCKHCQMLVFHDNK, encoded by the coding sequence ATGCCTAAAGTCCGTTCAATTGAACTCCTGGCTCCTGCCAAAGATTTACAATGTGGTATTGAAGCCATTAATCATGGAGCCGATGCCGTATATATAGGTTCTCCAAAATTCAGTGCCCGTGCAGCAGCAGGTAATACGTTGGAAGATATCCGGACTCTATGCTCGTATGCGCATCAGTTTGGAGCCAGAATATATGTTGCTTTTAATACAATTCTGACAGATGAAGAGCTTTCTGATGCCGAAACAATTATCTGGGAACTATATCGTGCAGGTGCAGATGCCCTGATTGTTCAGGATATGGGAATACTATCGCTTAATTTACCTCCAATCCCTTTACATGCAAGTACGCAGACCGACAACCGTACGCCAGCCAAAGTGAAATTTCTGCAAGATGCAGGTTTTACACAGGTGGTACTTGCCCGTGAATTATCATTAAATGAAATACATGCCATCGCATCTGAAACAACAGTTCCCCTTGAAGTATTTGTTCATGGGGCGTTGTGTGTAAGTTACAGTGGGCAGTGTTACATCAGTTCTGCTTTAAGCGGACGTAGCGCCAACAGAGGTGAATGTGCTCAATATTGTCGGTTACCCTACACTCTGTTGGATGCCGAAGGAAACGAAATATTGAAAGATAAACACTTGTTGTCCCTGAAGGATCTGAATCAGTCGCAACATCTGGAAGCTTTGTTAGATGCAGGTGTAACCTCATTGAAAATAGAAGGACGGCTTAAAGACGTTTCCTACGTTAAAAATATTACAGCCTATTACCGTAAGAAATTAGATGCCCTGTTTGCAAAGCGTCCTGAATACAAAAGAGCATCGGCAGGTCACGAAACCTATACCTTTGAACCGATAGCCGAAAAAAGTTTCAACAGAGGTTTTACCTCCTTTTTTCTTCAGCAACGGCAAAAAGATATTACCTCATTCGATACCCCCAAGTCGGTGGGTGAAAGGGTAGGAACCGTAAAAGAGTTAAAAGGGAATTCCTTCACCATAGCCGGAACAAAACAATTATCCAATGGCGACGGACTTATATTTTTTAATTCTGAAGGCAACCTGGAAGGATTTCGTGTAAACAGGGTAGAAGAAAACCGGGTATTCCCACTAGAGATGCCTCGGATATCTCCAAAAACTATCTTATACCGTAATTACGATCATGCTTTTGAAAAGCTTCTTGAAAAGCCTTCGTCAGAAAGAAAAATAGATGTCTCGATCGAATTTTCTGATAATGCTTTTGGTTTTACATTGTCGGCTACCGACGAAACCGGTTGTCGGGCCATGGTTACTTATGCATTTGATAAGGAGCTTGCCCGTAAACCTCAGGAGGATAATATCCGCACGCAACTTCAAAAACTGGGAGGAACAATCTTCAAGGCAGCAGATATAAAGGTCAACACCACAGGTAATTGGTTTGTTCCATCTTCTATAATCGCCGAAATGCGGAGGGAAGTAATTGAAAAGCTTCTTCAGGTTCGAATCATTTCCTCTAAGCGTGAGCTTGTAAAGCATTCCAACAATCAAATAAATTTTTCGTACCCGGTCAAAGAGCTCACTTATTTGGGAAATGTGTATAACAGTAAAGCGCAGACATTCTACGAAACTCACGGAGTAGAGAGAATTGCGCCGGCATTCGAGGCGAAACCGTTGAAAGAGGTACCCTTGATGTTTACAAAGCATTGCATCCGTTACAGTATGGGGTGGTGCCCGGTACATCAAAAACAAAAGAGCCCTTGGAAAGAGCCCTTTTATTTAGTCTATAAAGATACACGTCTGAAACTGGAGTTTGATTGCAAACATTGTCAGATGCTTGTTTTTCACGATAACAAATGA
- a CDS encoding WbuC family cupin fold metalloprotein: MKLITEHLLDETTAKAKANPRLRMNYNFHEELDDPVNRLLNAMEPGTYLRPHRHLNPDKDEVFILLRGKAAVFIFDEVGNVTESIILSPAEGMYGAEIKAGVWHGMVVLESGSVIYEVKQGPFAPLSADNLAPWSPAAEDKDAADAYIKKLESLL; the protein is encoded by the coding sequence ATGAAACTTATTACAGAGCATTTACTCGATGAGACAACAGCTAAGGCAAAAGCGAATCCTCGCTTGCGAATGAATTATAATTTCCACGAAGAGTTGGACGATCCCGTAAACAGGTTACTAAATGCCATGGAGCCAGGTACCTACTTGCGCCCCCACAGGCATCTCAATCCGGATAAAGACGAAGTATTTATTCTCCTTAGAGGTAAGGCTGCGGTATTTATTTTTGATGAGGTTGGAAATGTAACTGAATCAATCATTCTTTCGCCTGCTGAAGGTATGTATGGCGCTGAGATAAAAGCAGGAGTATGGCATGGAATGGTGGTTCTTGAATCCGGTTCAGTAATTTATGAGGTGAAACAAGGACCATTCGCCCCGTTATCTGCAGACAATCTGGCTCCCTGGAGTCCTGCTGCGGAAGACAAAGATGCAGCCGATGCATATATAAAGAAACTGGAATCACTTTTATAA
- the argB gene encoding acetylglutamate kinase has protein sequence MDKLTIIKVGGKIVEEEATLRKLLQDFSALEGYKILVHGGGRSATKIASQLGIESQMVEGRRITDAETLKVVTMVYGGLVNKNIVAGLQSLNVNALGLTGADMNLIRSEKRPVTTVDYGYVGDVKEVNSTLLVSLIKQGIVPVLAPLTHDKEGNMLNTNADTIAGETAKALATSFDVTLVYCFEKKGVLRDENDDNTLIPLINRNTFAQLVTEGVIQGGMIPKLENSFQAIEAGVKEVIITKADAIAPGQGTCVK, from the coding sequence ATGGACAAGCTTACAATTATAAAGGTAGGTGGGAAAATCGTCGAAGAAGAAGCTACACTGCGTAAGCTTTTACAAGATTTCTCCGCTTTGGAGGGTTACAAGATATTAGTACACGGAGGTGGCCGATCGGCAACTAAAATTGCTTCGCAGTTGGGTATTGAAAGCCAAATGGTAGAAGGCAGGCGAATTACCGATGCAGAAACACTTAAAGTGGTTACCATGGTTTATGGCGGACTTGTAAATAAAAATATTGTTGCCGGCTTACAATCATTAAACGTAAACGCATTAGGTTTGACCGGTGCAGATATGAATCTGATTCGTTCGGAGAAGCGCCCTGTAACAACGGTCGATTATGGATATGTGGGCGATGTGAAAGAGGTTAATTCAACTTTGCTCGTATCGTTGATTAAACAGGGTATTGTTCCTGTATTGGCTCCTTTAACACACGATAAAGAGGGAAATATGCTCAATACAAATGCAGATACCATTGCTGGAGAGACTGCCAAAGCTCTTGCTACTTCATTCGATGTTACCTTAGTTTATTGTTTTGAGAAGAAAGGGGTCTTGAGGGATGAAAACGATGACAATACGCTGATCCCTCTTATAAATCGAAACACCTTCGCACAATTGGTGACCGAAGGTGTTATTCAGGGAGGAATGATTCCGAAACTTGAAAACTCTTTTCAGGCAATTGAAGCTGGTGTAAAAGAGGTTATAATAACTAAAGCAGACGCAATTGCGCCGGGACAAGGGACCTGTGTGAAGTAA